Proteins encoded in a region of the Stieleria neptunia genome:
- a CDS encoding restriction endonuclease subunit S, translating to MKPPPSNGPWKSLPLIDVATLQRGFDLPVQSREPGEVPIFAANGPVGFHSTHKVCGPGVVTGRSGSIGKVHYVAQDYWPLNTSLFVKDFHGNDPRFVFYLLTHLGLQNYCQGTGVPTLNRNNVHQVPVPVPPLSEQKRIAEILDRAEALRSQRRAALALLDELTQSIFLDMFGDPVSNPKGFQWGTMGDLFSIKHGFAFKSEYFCDSADHILLTPGNFYETGGYRDRGEKTKFYSGPIPDGYVLQQEDMLVAMTEQAPGLLGSPLFVAESGVYLHNQRLGLVNLKANADRNFVFELLNTKAVRLAIQSSSTGTKVKHTSPSKITAVRVPIPPVNLQQRFALIVNELEDLKNIQRSGLTKHDMLFSSLQHRAFRGQL from the coding sequence GTGAAACCTCCACCTTCAAATGGGCCTTGGAAGTCACTCCCCTTGATTGACGTCGCAACGCTACAGCGTGGTTTCGATTTACCTGTTCAAAGTCGGGAGCCGGGCGAAGTACCGATTTTCGCAGCGAACGGTCCTGTTGGATTTCACAGCACACATAAAGTTTGTGGTCCGGGCGTTGTCACTGGGAGATCAGGAAGTATTGGGAAGGTGCATTACGTTGCGCAGGACTATTGGCCGTTGAATACGTCTCTATTCGTAAAAGATTTTCACGGCAACGATCCCCGTTTCGTTTTTTATCTGCTCACGCACTTGGGACTTCAGAACTATTGCCAAGGTACGGGAGTTCCAACGCTAAATCGTAACAATGTTCATCAAGTTCCAGTCCCCGTTCCGCCCCTTTCCGAGCAGAAGCGGATTGCGGAGATCTTGGATCGGGCGGAGGCGTTGCGCTCTCAACGTCGCGCCGCCCTCGCCCTCCTCGACGAACTCACCCAATCCATCTTCCTCGACATGTTCGGCGATCCGGTGAGTAATCCCAAGGGGTTCCAGTGGGGCACGATGGGTGATCTGTTTTCGATAAAGCATGGATTTGCTTTTAAGAGCGAATATTTCTGCGACTCGGCAGACCACATCCTATTGACGCCAGGAAACTTTTATGAAACTGGTGGGTATAGAGACCGAGGGGAAAAGACGAAATTTTACTCCGGCCCAATTCCGGATGGATACGTATTGCAACAGGAAGACATGCTCGTTGCGATGACAGAACAAGCACCGGGACTCTTGGGCAGTCCTTTGTTTGTCGCAGAATCCGGTGTTTACTTGCACAACCAGCGACTAGGACTTGTCAATCTGAAAGCAAATGCAGACAGGAATTTTGTATTCGAACTGTTGAACACAAAAGCTGTTCGACTTGCGATTCAATCAAGTTCAACCGGCACCAAGGTGAAGCACACGTCTCCGTCGAAGATCACCGCTGTTCGCGTCCCAATCCCACCGGTCAATCTTCAACAGCGTTTCGCGTTAATCGTGAACGAATTAGAAGATTTGAAAAACATTCAGCGTTCGGGGCTAACGAAACACGACATGCTGTTTTCCTCCCTCCAACACCGGGCGTTTCGAGGGCAACTATGA
- a CDS encoding SAM-dependent methyltransferase produces MERLPYAGVSTAILLFTKTNSGGTEHVWFYDMQADGKSLDDKRTELLPPEKQGPTPKSKLIADEHAKNNLPDILKRWQQRDGKERKNERTAQSFCVPKADIAEQGYDLSINRYKEVVYEEVEHRPPQEILDELEGIENEITQGMKQLGGMLK; encoded by the coding sequence ATAGAACGCTTACCCTACGCCGGCGTTTCGACCGCCATCCTGTTGTTCACCAAGACCAATTCGGGCGGCACCGAGCACGTTTGGTTTTACGACATGCAAGCCGACGGCAAGTCGCTCGACGACAAGCGAACCGAGTTGTTGCCGCCGGAGAAGCAAGGCCCAACGCCGAAGTCCAAGCTGATCGCCGACGAGCACGCCAAGAACAACCTGCCCGACATCTTGAAGCGTTGGCAGCAGCGGGACGGTAAGGAGCGAAAGAACGAGCGAACAGCCCAGAGTTTCTGTGTGCCGAAGGCTGACATCGCCGAGCAAGGTTACGACCTCTCGATCAACCGCTACAAGGAAGTCGTCTACGAAGAAGTCGAGCATCGCCCGCCGCAAGAGATTTTGGATGAGTTGGAGGGCATCGAGAACGAGATCACCCAAGGCATGAAGCAACTGGGGGGGATGCTGAAGTGA
- the tnpC gene encoding IS66 family transposase codes for MATSENKDDLQSVLRVNAELIETVERLQKANQQLREELELYRRKFFGRSSERHVEDDSQLHLFDLGEQQAENDDAEDDEANQPRRRRRKKKSEKLPDHLKRKVIEADVPVEQRICPCCDEEMPIVGTDISNRLDFIPAEFFVWEIHRHKRACCNCKESIAQVPAGEEPCGLTTPIPGSDYGFGVYTQLIVNKFADHLPLYRGEDIFARAGMLIPRNTQFGMLANIAALAGVVVELMKSQIVSGDVLGVDDTSVRLQDHSLPGKMRTARFWLYRGREDHPYNVFDFTESRGRDGPGKFLRDFRGHAVVDAYGVNDGVYLGAQNQIFAACCNAHARRKFVEARPNDPVAAAQALAFYRGLYNVEDRAREASVAERLELRQSDSVPIMNGLHDWLLQMNDDRRVLPKSSIGKAVRYALNQWDELSVFLGDGAIPIDNNATENELRRLTIGRKNWLFVGSNRGGHVAATMYSLVSSAARHHLDVWAYVDDCLRQLASGSTDYERLLPDVWRKEHPESIRPYRDAEQKARRLTTQQRRTRRREARVA; via the coding sequence ATGGCTACTTCGGAAAACAAAGACGACTTGCAAAGCGTGTTGAGGGTCAACGCTGAGCTGATTGAAACGGTTGAACGATTGCAGAAAGCCAACCAACAACTCCGCGAAGAACTGGAACTCTATCGTCGAAAGTTCTTCGGCAGGTCTTCCGAAAGGCACGTCGAAGATGACTCGCAATTGCATCTGTTCGACTTAGGTGAGCAGCAAGCCGAGAACGACGATGCCGAAGACGATGAAGCAAACCAGCCACGCCGACGTCGTCGCAAGAAGAAGTCTGAGAAGCTGCCAGACCATCTCAAACGCAAGGTCATCGAAGCGGACGTTCCGGTCGAACAGCGAATCTGTCCTTGCTGTGATGAAGAGATGCCGATTGTGGGCACCGACATCAGCAATCGATTGGATTTTATCCCCGCAGAGTTTTTCGTTTGGGAGATCCATCGCCATAAACGTGCATGCTGCAATTGCAAAGAATCGATCGCTCAGGTGCCTGCCGGCGAGGAACCCTGCGGCCTGACAACGCCGATCCCCGGCAGCGATTATGGCTTCGGTGTTTACACGCAGCTGATCGTCAATAAATTCGCCGATCATCTACCGCTCTATCGCGGAGAAGACATCTTCGCCCGCGCCGGGATGCTGATCCCTCGCAACACACAATTTGGGATGCTTGCGAACATCGCGGCATTGGCCGGCGTGGTGGTGGAACTGATGAAGTCGCAAATCGTCTCAGGCGATGTGCTGGGTGTGGATGATACGTCGGTTCGTCTGCAGGATCACAGTTTGCCGGGCAAGATGCGGACTGCACGATTCTGGCTGTACCGAGGCCGTGAGGATCATCCGTATAACGTGTTCGATTTCACAGAAAGCCGCGGGCGCGACGGCCCCGGCAAATTCCTTCGTGATTTTCGCGGCCACGCGGTGGTCGATGCTTATGGAGTCAACGACGGAGTCTATCTGGGAGCACAGAATCAGATCTTTGCCGCGTGCTGCAATGCGCACGCACGTCGAAAGTTCGTCGAAGCCAGACCGAACGACCCGGTCGCCGCTGCGCAGGCACTGGCGTTTTACCGTGGCTTGTACAATGTTGAAGATCGCGCGCGGGAAGCATCGGTGGCTGAACGCCTGGAACTGCGCCAGAGCGACTCCGTGCCGATCATGAACGGCCTTCACGACTGGTTGCTGCAGATGAATGATGATCGCCGTGTGCTTCCGAAGAGCTCGATCGGCAAGGCGGTGCGTTATGCATTGAACCAGTGGGACGAGTTGTCGGTGTTCCTCGGCGACGGTGCAATCCCGATTGACAACAATGCGACTGAAAACGAACTTCGCCGTTTGACGATCGGTCGAAAGAACTGGCTGTTTGTCGGCTCGAACCGAGGAGGGCACGTGGCGGCGACGATGTATAGCCTGGTGTCTTCGGCGGCACGGCATCACTTGGATGTGTGGGCCTATGTGGACGACTGTCTTCGCCAGTTGGCAAGTGGCAGCACAGATTACGAACGCCTGCTTCCAGACGTGTGGCGAAAGGAACACCCAGAGTCGATCCGTCCGTACCGCGACGCCGAGCAGAAGGCGCGACGCTTGACCACACAACAACGTCGAACGCGTCGCCGCGAGGCGAGGGTGGCGTGA
- the tnpB gene encoding IS66 family insertion sequence element accessory protein TnpB (TnpB, as the term is used for proteins encoded by IS66 family insertion elements, is considered an accessory protein, since TnpC, encoded by a neighboring gene, is a DDE family transposase.), with product MIALAPTTRIFVYTEATDMRKSFNGLSGLVKEHFQVDLFSGHLFVFFNRRRDYVKILMWDCDGLALWSKRLESGSFEKVVSEEQGSFEIDSAGLVMMLRGVQIEGSQRRKRYSIDQPQAA from the coding sequence GTGATCGCACTTGCACCCACCACTCGGATCTTTGTCTACACCGAGGCGACCGATATGAGGAAGAGTTTCAATGGCTTGTCCGGACTCGTCAAAGAACATTTCCAGGTCGACTTGTTCTCTGGTCATCTGTTCGTCTTTTTCAACCGCCGGCGCGACTATGTCAAGATTCTGATGTGGGACTGTGATGGCCTGGCTCTCTGGTCCAAGCGACTCGAAAGTGGAAGCTTCGAGAAGGTTGTCTCCGAGGAACAAGGCAGCTTCGAAATCGATTCCGCCGGCCTGGTCATGATGCTCCGCGGTGTGCAGATTGAAGGATCGCAACGACGCAAACGTTACTCGATCGATCAGCCGCAGGCGGCCTGA
- the tnpA gene encoding IS66 family insertion sequence element accessory protein TnpA: MPQFPNPQLAQQWRDRIERFAQSDLTVADFCDREGYSVASFYQWRRKLRSSVLVDPSAPSDRPASFVAVELQPVAMEAAQLNGLEIELPGGAVARLDQNATDEQQRRLIKNVVEALSEVAS, from the coding sequence ATGCCGCAGTTTCCCAACCCGCAGCTCGCACAGCAGTGGCGTGACCGTATTGAACGGTTCGCCCAATCCGACCTAACGGTCGCCGATTTCTGTGATCGGGAAGGCTATTCGGTTGCCTCATTCTATCAGTGGCGGCGTAAGCTGCGTTCCTCTGTTCTCGTTGATCCGTCAGCCCCCAGCGATCGACCGGCCTCGTTCGTCGCTGTTGAGCTTCAGCCCGTCGCGATGGAAGCGGCCCAACTGAATGGCCTGGAAATTGAATTGCCTGGTGGGGCCGTTGCTCGCCTCGACCAGAACGCCACCGACGAGCAGCAACGCAGACTGATCAAGAACGTCGTCGAGGCACTCAGCGAGGTGGCATCGTGA
- a CDS encoding type I restriction-modification system subunit M, whose amino-acid sequence MITGGIRSQVDKIWDAFWAGGIANPLEVIEQITYLLFIKRLDDLHTLEENKANRTKKPMARRIFPEGKDEKKRPYEDLRWSRFKHFEPAEMFTVLGEHVFPFLRTLGGDGSTYAHHMKDARFTIPTPALLTKVVDMIDQVPMEDRDTKGDLYEYMLGKIATAGQNGQFRTPRHIIQLMVELTAPTPKDVICDPACGTGGFLVAAGEYMRLKHPEVLRDAKLKKHFHGEMFHGFDFDSTMLRIGSMNMLLHGVENPSIVYRDSLAQEHGAEEEKYSLVLANPPFAGSLDYESCAKDLLQIVKTKKTELLFLALFLRLMKPGGRAAIIVPDGVLFGSSKAHKTLRKILVEDQKLDGIISMPGGVFKPYAGVSTVSVLSAHVDRLVSVMGFFPLSGETHAAVSQPAARTAVA is encoded by the coding sequence ATGATTACGGGTGGTATCCGTTCGCAAGTTGACAAGATTTGGGACGCTTTCTGGGCGGGCGGAATCGCCAATCCGCTGGAAGTGATCGAGCAGATCACGTATCTGCTGTTTATCAAGCGGTTGGACGACCTGCATACGCTGGAGGAAAACAAGGCCAACCGGACCAAGAAGCCGATGGCGCGGCGGATCTTTCCGGAGGGCAAAGACGAAAAGAAACGGCCCTACGAGGACCTCCGTTGGTCGCGGTTCAAACACTTCGAGCCGGCCGAGATGTTCACCGTCCTGGGCGAGCACGTCTTCCCGTTCCTGCGCACGCTGGGCGGCGACGGGTCGACCTACGCCCACCACATGAAAGACGCCCGATTTACGATCCCGACGCCAGCGCTGTTGACCAAGGTCGTCGACATGATCGACCAGGTGCCGATGGAGGATCGGGACACCAAGGGCGACCTTTACGAGTACATGCTCGGCAAGATCGCCACGGCGGGCCAGAACGGCCAATTCCGCACGCCCCGGCACATTATCCAGTTGATGGTCGAATTGACCGCACCGACGCCCAAGGACGTGATCTGCGACCCTGCGTGCGGAACGGGCGGATTCTTGGTCGCCGCGGGCGAATACATGCGCCTAAAACATCCCGAAGTGTTGCGGGACGCGAAGCTGAAAAAACACTTCCACGGCGAGATGTTCCACGGGTTCGACTTCGACAGCACCATGTTGCGGATCGGCTCCATGAACATGCTGCTGCACGGCGTCGAAAACCCCAGCATCGTCTACCGCGATTCGCTGGCCCAAGAGCACGGCGCGGAGGAAGAAAAGTATTCCCTGGTGCTGGCCAATCCTCCCTTCGCCGGATCGTTGGATTACGAATCCTGTGCCAAGGACCTTTTGCAGATCGTCAAGACGAAGAAGACGGAGTTGCTGTTCCTGGCGTTGTTCCTGCGGCTGATGAAGCCGGGTGGCCGCGCGGCGATCATCGTGCCTGACGGCGTGCTGTTCGGTTCGTCCAAGGCGCACAAGACGCTGCGGAAGATCCTGGTCGAGGATCAAAAACTGGATGGGATCATCTCGATGCCGGGCGGCGTGTTCAAACCCTACGCCGGCGTTTCGACCGTAAGCGTTCTATCTGCCCATGTTGACCGACTGGTTAGCGTGATGGGTTTCTTTCCACTCTCAGGAGAAACCCATGCCGCAGTTTCCCAACCCGCAGCTCGCACAGCAGTGGCGTGA
- a CDS encoding PEP-CTERM sorting domain-containing protein, whose product MQQMKLLLTGCVVVLVTGSGRVNGGLVSRGAGLVYDDVLDVTWLQNGNYGAGSIFDDGVSATDGIMSWANAVAWADALVYYDSERDIFWDDWRLPKAKPVNGSSYNYVRSFDGSSDLGWNIVSTQSELSHLFYISLGNIGLKDVNGNNPPNEGLVDAPLDLADESLFLNIESAYWTGTPYMGPDVGAFPFAFDFIMGGGTQSRAFSGGADHFAWAVRDGDVATLAVPEPATLAIFGSGALGLAVTRRRRLI is encoded by the coding sequence ATGCAGCAAATGAAATTGTTATTGACCGGATGCGTGGTGGTGCTCGTTACGGGATCGGGACGCGTGAATGGAGGACTAGTCTCGCGAGGTGCAGGCTTAGTTTATGATGACGTGCTCGATGTAACTTGGCTGCAAAACGGAAACTACGGGGCTGGCTCGATCTTCGACGATGGCGTTTCCGCGACCGACGGAATTATGTCGTGGGCGAACGCGGTGGCTTGGGCCGATGCTCTTGTGTACTACGACAGTGAACGCGACATCTTTTGGGACGATTGGAGATTGCCCAAGGCAAAACCCGTCAACGGATCCAGTTACAACTATGTGCGTTCTTTCGATGGAAGTTCCGACTTGGGTTGGAACATCGTCAGCACGCAGAGCGAATTGAGCCACTTGTTCTACATCAGTCTTGGCAACATTGGTCTCAAGGACGTAAACGGGAACAACCCGCCAAATGAAGGGCTTGTCGACGCCCCGCTTGACCTCGCAGACGAAAGCCTCTTTCTAAACATCGAATCAGCGTACTGGACGGGTACGCCGTATATGGGGCCTGATGTCGGTGCCTTCCCGTTTGCATTTGACTTCATCATGGGCGGAGGCACTCAATCTCGAGCGTTTAGTGGAGGCGCCGATCATTTTGCGTGGGCAGTTCGCGACGGCGACGTGGCGACTCTGGCTGTCCCCGAGCCTGCCACCCTCGCGATCTTCGGTAGCGGTGCGTTGGGGCTGGCGGTTACCCGAAGGCGCCGTCTAATTTAG
- a CDS encoding COR domain-containing protein, with protein MLDSEFILQNFVHVGSSDRIFHTTNAFLTDPDRPNRIIGLNICRRGIGSVDELLDFEHLQYLDASENDIVDISALAYLRELRVADLSFNKISNAYPLVGLQHLEKVNLCSNKIQRVPTSFSALDLPLLWRDDKKGRGVVLSGNPLSGEFISLLTDPSPRQAEIKEFLAKSSEDYEEPISSTVEARILIVGPGNVGKTTFFRGLQREATRRSQRPTEGIDIGEHATLSRGKRFIYKIWDFGGQKVQYSFHRLFFANHCLFFLVLDSRKEESPDKWLDYIRSFAPKARIVVVLNKIDEHPMFDIDRASLRNAFPNVIGVFQVCSLTESGFSDIVRLLREYSESVDCHKVVVDEKTALARMQLASLRDETPFIGRAQFDEICDRNGIARDAQWDFIVSMEILGEILTVDTVDDIVIYPKWLLQAVAGTLLSNRLSDHKGIVSEGDLRKTLEPYTQRYTNYGRAHQQSIISLMAKFDLLYVYAPIGHSDRTTVVIPSALSRQSIEWNSGEKSVRIAIDLLFNSVPLMHKLIVRLLALGITQKENVWYSGALLSAPGASSSVGVVIADEARNSIRVQIEIPHAIGLLPQLIVIIRELASTENTSFISRESISLGHIHGFEDLTEEYVDFLDISAHVDLNMTEMVHSRTRRLVPISQLQVFPNLIRGQAAESDGIPSSGFGWYRQL; from the coding sequence ATGCTTGACAGTGAATTTATTCTACAGAACTTCGTCCATGTTGGATCAAGTGACAGAATATTTCATACCACAAACGCTTTTCTAACTGATCCAGATCGACCAAATCGAATCATTGGTTTGAACATTTGCAGGCGCGGAATAGGCTCAGTCGATGAGCTTCTTGATTTTGAACACTTGCAATATTTAGATGCGAGCGAAAATGATATCGTCGATATTTCTGCGCTAGCGTACTTGCGCGAGTTGAGAGTTGCTGACCTCTCGTTTAACAAAATATCCAATGCATATCCGCTGGTTGGTTTGCAACACCTGGAAAAAGTCAATTTGTGCTCCAATAAGATCCAGCGGGTTCCTACATCTTTTTCAGCCTTGGACCTTCCGCTTCTCTGGCGAGACGACAAAAAAGGCCGCGGAGTTGTACTGTCAGGAAATCCACTTTCGGGTGAGTTTATATCCCTGCTGACAGACCCGAGCCCACGCCAAGCTGAGATCAAAGAGTTCTTAGCTAAAAGCAGCGAAGACTACGAAGAACCCATCAGTTCGACAGTCGAGGCAAGGATCCTTATCGTTGGGCCTGGAAATGTAGGCAAGACGACTTTCTTCAGGGGGTTGCAACGTGAAGCGACGAGGCGATCGCAACGCCCAACTGAAGGGATTGACATTGGAGAGCATGCAACGCTGTCACGCGGTAAGCGTTTTATATACAAGATCTGGGATTTTGGGGGGCAGAAGGTCCAGTACTCGTTCCATCGACTCTTCTTTGCCAATCACTGTTTGTTTTTTTTGGTGTTGGACAGCAGGAAAGAGGAATCACCGGACAAATGGCTAGATTACATCAGAAGCTTTGCACCAAAAGCACGCATTGTCGTTGTCTTGAATAAAATCGATGAGCACCCGATGTTCGACATAGATCGCGCGTCACTTAGAAACGCTTTTCCCAATGTTATTGGTGTCTTTCAGGTATGTTCGTTGACTGAAAGCGGTTTTAGCGACATTGTTCGGCTGCTCCGAGAATATTCTGAGTCTGTCGACTGTCACAAAGTAGTGGTCGACGAGAAAACTGCGCTTGCCCGAATGCAATTAGCTTCACTTCGGGACGAAACACCGTTTATTGGGAGGGCGCAGTTTGACGAAATTTGCGATCGGAATGGGATCGCCCGCGATGCTCAATGGGATTTTATCGTCTCAATGGAGATTTTAGGCGAAATTCTTACTGTTGATACAGTGGACGATATAGTTATTTACCCAAAATGGTTACTGCAGGCTGTCGCTGGCACGTTACTTTCCAACCGTTTGTCAGATCACAAAGGCATCGTTTCTGAAGGTGATTTGCGGAAAACGCTCGAGCCCTACACTCAGCGATACACAAACTACGGTAGGGCACATCAGCAGTCCATCATCTCATTGATGGCAAAATTTGATCTTCTGTATGTTTATGCTCCAATTGGACACTCTGACCGGACAACTGTAGTAATTCCATCTGCACTCAGTCGCCAGTCAATTGAATGGAATAGTGGAGAAAAATCCGTTAGAATTGCGATTGATCTTCTGTTTAATTCAGTCCCACTCATGCACAAGCTGATAGTGCGTCTCTTGGCGCTAGGAATAACGCAAAAAGAAAACGTTTGGTATAGCGGTGCTCTATTAAGCGCTCCAGGTGCCTCAAGTTCCGTAGGTGTTGTCATTGCGGATGAAGCGAGGAATTCTATTCGTGTCCAAATAGAGATCCCGCATGCAATAGGGTTGCTGCCTCAGTTGATAGTGATAATTCGAGAACTCGCGTCAACAGAAAATACTAGCTTTATTTCGCGTGAATCTATTTCGCTTGGGCATATCCACGGCTTCGAAGACCTCACCGAGGAATACGTCGATTTTCTCGATATTTCGGCACATGTGGATCTCAATATGACGGAGATGGTTCATTCCCGGACTCGACGTCTCGTCCCAATAAGCCAGCTGCAGGTATTCCCAAATCTTATCCGAGGCCAAGCCGCCGAGTCCGATGGCATTCCTTCATCCGGATTTGGTTGGTACCGGCAGCTTTAA
- a CDS encoding lyase family protein, translated as MPNQRFESDYLGELSLPADALYGIHTRRALINFCANETVKRAGEYPSLVGALLAIKAASAKANAKDLRIEKKMANAIVIATKRALNSDLPTLFPIPIIQGGGGTSLNMNANEVVANIANEELGGARGRYSPVCPFNTVNCRQSTNDVIPTATRIAARVSIKDCSDRLSDLSFAISTTLKAFADMPRVIRTCWRDAITGDFATLFGGMSAAIQSATSNLKLSSEALRDLPIGGGVAGATEYVDREFGQSVLNFLQADFDFGEMRLCKSFSEAAQDPSPLVAVSDALDRVSRLVFKQCQDLRILSSGPDAGIAEIELAPVQVGSSAMPCKENPVLPEYAMQCCLLVQGHAAAARSTIDHGDTDLNVWELLTYVSVVDAANLLAIAAEALKQCFATLHPIKAQSAKAGELKASKTYKQSLAEGYLQTEHLITKQPKP; from the coding sequence ATGCCAAACCAGCGATTCGAGTCTGACTATCTCGGAGAACTAAGCCTGCCCGCAGACGCTCTTTACGGAATACACACTCGACGTGCTTTAATAAATTTCTGCGCGAATGAAACCGTCAAGCGTGCCGGCGAATACCCCAGTCTTGTTGGGGCATTGCTGGCAATCAAGGCAGCCTCCGCGAAGGCAAATGCCAAAGATCTTCGCATTGAAAAAAAGATGGCGAACGCGATCGTCATTGCAACAAAACGAGCACTCAACTCGGATCTTCCAACACTTTTTCCGATCCCAATAATCCAGGGAGGCGGAGGCACCTCACTAAATATGAATGCTAATGAGGTAGTCGCAAATATCGCGAATGAAGAACTTGGCGGTGCGCGGGGTAGATACTCGCCTGTCTGCCCATTTAACACCGTTAATTGTCGACAATCCACAAATGATGTAATTCCCACAGCGACGAGAATTGCTGCAAGAGTGAGCATTAAGGATTGCAGCGATCGCTTGAGCGACCTTTCCTTTGCAATATCTACCACACTGAAAGCATTTGCGGATATGCCCAGAGTAATAAGAACTTGCTGGCGAGATGCCATTACAGGTGACTTCGCAACGCTATTTGGCGGAATGTCCGCTGCTATTCAGTCCGCAACCTCGAATTTGAAGTTGTCTTCAGAAGCCCTTCGAGATTTACCTATCGGCGGCGGAGTAGCGGGAGCTACCGAATACGTGGATCGTGAATTTGGACAGAGTGTTCTTAACTTTTTGCAAGCTGATTTTGATTTTGGCGAGATGCGTTTGTGCAAGAGTTTTTCTGAAGCCGCCCAAGACCCCAGTCCGCTAGTTGCTGTCTCAGACGCACTAGATCGAGTATCGCGACTAGTTTTCAAGCAATGTCAAGATTTGCGTATCCTCAGTTCTGGGCCAGATGCCGGGATTGCGGAGATCGAACTTGCTCCTGTGCAGGTTGGCTCGTCTGCAATGCCCTGTAAAGAAAATCCCGTTCTTCCAGAATACGCAATGCAGTGCTGCCTACTCGTGCAAGGTCACGCCGCAGCGGCGCGAAGCACTATTGACCACGGAGACACAGATCTGAACGTTTGGGAGTTGCTTACCTATGTTTCTGTTGTTGACGCGGCAAATCTGCTTGCAATTGCCGCCGAAGCATTAAAACAGTGTTTTGCAACTTTGCATCCAATTAAAGCACAGTCTGCAAAGGCAGGCGAACTAAAAGCCTCTAAAACTTACAAGCAAAGCTTGGCGGAGGGGTACCTGCAAACAGAGCATTTGATCACGAAGCAGCCGAAACCCTAA